TGAGATCTTCTGTGAAGCCTTTAGAAATCTGGATTTTTATAGGAAGGGATGAAGAACCCTATATTTATACATAACCAATTTCCCTTTTGATTAGAAATtgtggaagaaaagataaaaatcaaggaATATTCAATTCTTGGTTTGTAGAAAGACCAAGTAGAACCCAAAGAGTAAAGGAagaggtattttattttatggatgaataaCCATGAGAGTAAAGCATTAATCATCTCAATTGTTGAAAGATGTGGTGAGGTGATTTAATCATGAGTAATTAAAGTATGAATGAGTCAATTCCAAagccatttaaataaaatatattaacatttacAAAAACCACTGATAAAAACACTGATAAATCAAATTCTTGTAATGTTAAAAAGTGATTGTACTTCACACATTTTTCACAAGATACTTAATACACCAAAAAAAGTCTAACTACATGCTCTGGTTGCTttgtaaagaattaaaatatgtaGGAAAGTTACcattttcgtgtgtgtgtgtgtgtgtgtgtgtgtatgtgtgtgtgttacagaAAAGAACTGATTTTCCAAGGGTTTACAAACcactaaaattttctattcaaaagGAAAGTTATATTCTAACTTTTTATCAACGTTCGTCCTATTTCATGTCCAAAAATAATTCTCACCTTCAGCATAAAGTCCTTTAGGATTATCAGGACAAGATCTAGATAGATGTCCCATCTCTCCACAAATGAAACATTTGGCAAAAGGAAATTCTCCTGTAAaggtaaatatttttttacttatttatattcataaatgcACACTACTGATAATCTAGCATTACTTAAAGGCATTCTtcatggaaacaaaattatttcagcaGTGTTTGGttcatttaaaatatacagaacaaaattattaaataatcatgctcaaaaataattatatttaaatttttaagaaaaattatcaagggtttatttttttcttcctctcacctccccatcctgaatggaaaaaaaagggggggagggagaaatagtTATAACAAGCAAACATAGTTAAGGAGAAATTCCTATATTGGCCAGATCCAAAAATGTGTGACTTATTTGGCATATTAGTCTGATTTTTCCTGAATAATTACTTTGGGAAAATGGGGAAATGGGTACACTCTCTGTCACCCAGACTGGAAATTCAGGGGTTATTCAAGAACCTGATGCCACTACTAATCAGCATAGGAACACTGTCCTGCTCTAGTTTGCTTCTCCCCACACAGCCTGATTGCACACCTTTGTCCTGGAAGCTCATCATATTGGTACAGAACTTGCATGAAGGACTTGGTGTGAACATCCGACATTCAGAAATTCCTAAGTTCAAATGATCCACCAGTGTTATCCTCCCTGAGAACAGGGACTACAAGTAtgcatcaccatgctgagtaaataataattatattttcaaagtacaaggcaagaattaaatcttggtcaTCAAAAAACCAGTATGAAAACAATTTCACTCCCTACCACCCACCCAATTTGTAAGACACTCTTTATTTCTCTTAGGCTAAAAATATAATTCTCACTCATACGTCTAATCCTACTGCAGATTAGCACGAAGACTTGATTTCTCTATCTGCTTTGGTTAACTTCATTTCTGATCTGGGCTCCCCAAGTAGTATACTGGCTGCCTCCTACAAAAGGTTCATCATATTAGTCTTGGACTTTCTATGGCCAGTTGATCAATTTTAAATCTTATTGCAGCTCAGAATGATGGAATGCAAATGATCCATTAGCCTCAGCCTCCCCTAGTAGCAGTAATTATAGCCATGTATCACCTTGCCtggcactgtttttttttttttttttttttttttttttttggagggggaaaaatgaaaagacataCCCATAGCTGGGTCTACTTTGGCTTTGCATTTGGTTATTTCATGTTCAGTGGACCCACATCGGTAACAGATTCCAGTGCCCATATCTTGACTCTCAAGGACAGCAGGGCAATCTGCAATACCATGGCCTGGCTTTCTGCAATGATAACAAACCTGGGAAAGTGAAGacatgttaaaattttaaattgttaaaatcAAAATCAGTATTACCTGAAGGTATAGTAATGTACTTTAAGAAATGAGCAAATTCTGCTACTGATGAGGaaaatactctcagaaaaacctgaaaagacttacatgaagtaatgCAAGTGAAAAAGCCTTCTACACAATGATAGcaatactgtataatgatcaGCTGTAAACTtaactattcttagcaatataagaatccaagacaattttgaaggcCTTAtgttgaaaaatactatccaccatcagaaaaagaactgatggagtctgaatgcagatcaaagcatactttttctttattttttcttgatatttttatctgtgttctttcacaacatgacacaggaaatacattttgcaCTGGGTGCTCAGTATAATATAATTGATTTACATTTGCAATGGGGGGAATAAGAGGGAGAGGCAGAATATGgaacaaaaaaaacattaaatattgtttttacatgttattacatgtaatttattGCATGTAATagaacattatatttattttaaaaagaaacgaTGAACAGTCTGGTTTTAGAAGACTTTAGAAAGATATATGATAACAATATTGTTCAAATAATAATTGGGaataactaaattatttttagaaataaaatataaagtataatcAAGTATAAAGGCcttatggaagaaaatgttactTATTTCCAAAGAACTAATAAATGGATGCATATACTGTATAGTTCCACATATAtatctgctggaactctgtctttccagaaatcagccggggtcaggatcaccaaaaatctttattcttggtcttttgggggtcgctgtcaggggattagatctagtaatctccatacctccttcctctccctccagcaccaggagaatgcctcaatttcctcctcctactccacccacacaaatcacttccccttctttgtcccaccaatggagccagcacagaatagttggggagggtcatccttcaaacatgtgccaatagagaattgtccaattggcaattagtcttaTGTGCTCCATTAttcaagtgcatttgctcagttctagccctttacatatatcTATAACAAATGTTGGCCTTCTTGAATGTGAGATTGGAAGGAAGTGAAGGGGacaacttggaactcaaaatgtaacaaaaaaaagtttaaaacaacccccccccaaaaaaacctaaCTTTGCCAAATGGCACATTCTGTGTtgtcattgatttaaaaaaaaaaatgtccattctCATTTGTAATTTACTATCTAATTCCTTTTTCATAAATAACTTGATAAAATAAGCAACACAGTATACTGGAACACCACTTGACTTGTTCTTAGAACACTGGGTTTGAAGACTGATGCTACCACTTGCCAGTGACATAATCTTAGATAACTCATTCACCCTCTtaaagactcagtttcctcatctatagataatactacttaataataatatttgtacaatCTACTTCACTATAGTGCTATAGGAATAACATCAAATGATATTAAATAAAGATTTGCAAAGCTTTCTAAAGCTACTATTATAGATCGAAATAGCCATAATACTCCTTTAAAAAAGgttcttaaaattttaatcttcaaAGTGCCCTGTGCAGGATACAAAAGGTCCTGCAAAAAGTGGTAGTCAGTAAAACAAAGAGATTATACAGTAGTAGACATGGTGTTAAGAAATCTGAATTCACTGTAGAACATATATATCAGCTTTAAAAATCTGCATTCACAACATTTGCAACTTTCATCTAACTAGGATGGATTTGatttaaatcaaatcaaactgaATTATGATTCAAATTACTAGTCAAGAAGACTTAATTTAATCATGTTTTTCCTTAAAGCATATTATGATAGTATGATGTAACCTTAATATATGCTCATCACAATTCAGAAAGAGACgcagcttttcatttttagaaaatgtaatacattttaaaatagtgttttatttttatatttcgtAAAATTAATCTTATAACTCAGAAAATGGAATGACTTTCTTGGAAGGTAAATATTCTCCAATGTAACATAGAAAggaaacacccccccccccccttatactcacaagaacaaaaacaacaactgggtttatttacttattcatggGATTGATGCTTTAGAGCAGGAAGGAACAAtgagtccaactccctcatttcacaGTAGAAGTaaatgagacccagaaagattaactgatttgcctaaagttacaaataatagaaattataaataatagaactggacatctaaattcaaatcccataGTTAAGTTcagtattttcttcactgaacCCTGCTATCTCCATATCATTCAGTCCTCAACAACAAACAAAATCACAAAGTTAGCAtatgaatttgaaattattttagacCTAAATATGAAATGTAAGCAAAATAAAGGCCAAGTGGCATAGTGGACATAGAGGCaatcttggaatcaagaagaccttgatcattaagaatcaatcaaaatttctccattagatttttgccctttttaaaaattcctcaatgcttagcactgtgcctggcacatggcaGATACCTAACATATGTTTATTGAGTAATTGTGTTTAAGTCCTCACTTTGACACATGCTGGCTATATAACCCTGCTCCTTAACTTTTTAGTGTCCCATGAGCTAAGTGTACCAGTCATCACAGCTAAAAAGATTCTaactaaaattataataatggactctcagatacttaattcACTACAAGTTGGCCATATTAATGAAATCAGGGGGTCtaatccaaaataaaaatttaatgaaatgcaaaaaaggaacataaaaatTTGCCCTGAATTATGTAGTTAAttcaatgttcattttcttcttcctgtttaTTCAAACTggaaaagatgagttttcttactttttagtTCCCCAATGACTTCTCAATTTAGAATGAATTAGTTCACTGTGGAAAAAAATCCTTTGTACAACTGCAAAAGAAGTGGCTGCTGCTTAAAGCTAGATTGTCATTTCAATATATTCTGATTCTTGATGAATATAGGTGCTTAGATGACATGACCTTTAAAACTTCATCAGCAAACATGAATTTCTTGAATGGCTTCATTCTCAGCATTAAAATTTATCATAACTTAATGTTAGAAAAGAATCTTCTATAGCAAGGATCAGCATACTACCACCCATTGGCCAAATCACGCTCTGTGCCTGTTTTTGTACTAATTTGAACTAAGaatgaattttacatttttaaattctgtgaaattttatttaaaatgtaaaagccTATGTCAAATAAATACAGGCAGCTGGTAGGATTCAGTCTACAAGCTGCAGTTTACAGACCTATGTTCTATAGTATAGAAATACTGACCCTGTTATGAAATACTAAGAATACTATTAATAGGCATAGTTGACAAGAGTAGTTGCACTATTTATAAAAGGTTATATAAACATACTATTTTAAGTTTAATGTAATGTTAAGTTCTAATGCTTATGTTATGATATACTCAAACTATTTAAAACTATACATCCCTTtttatagaaacattttaaaatgcagtatGTATTAGATTTGAAAAATAATGTGTTTTATTTACCCTAATTATAAaagagggcagttaggtggcatggGGACAGAGtgctggcctggagtcaggaagactcatcttcctaaatttaaatctcaGTAACTACTTAtgggaccttggacaagtcatttacccttATTTGCTTTAatctcctcaactgtaaaatgagctgaaaaaagaaatggaaaattactccagtatctttaataagaaaatcctaaatgggatcacgaaAAGTCAGATGaaactgaaatgactggacaacaacaaaTTATAATAGAAATGCTTATAATCCTCTACTCAAATATGCTTATTTGGGAAATAGTTTCTTAGATGTCATCTCTAAATACATAACAGAAGAAACTTCCTAACATCATGGAACCCTAAAATTTTAGTAGTGATTTGAATGATCTCCTAAGACCCATCCTCTTAATTTTAGTTGAAGAAACCAGAGCTCAGAAGCTGAAGAGATCCTCCCCccaattttaatagctttttattttaccaaatacatgcaaagatagttttcaacattcactttgcaaaaccttgtgttccaagttgttctctctccctcccatagacatcaagcaattcaatataggttagaTATGTGTGCAGTTCTTATAAATGAATTTCCATAgccatcatgctgcacaagaaaaaattggatcaaaaatataaaagaaagaaaaaaatgaggaaaaaaaaaaagcaaagaaatacccccccccccaaaaaaaaaaagtgaaaatgctatgctttgatccagtcaggttccatagttctcttttttcatgcggatggctctgtccatcacaagtctattggacttgccttgaattacctcattgttgaaaagagcatcCTAGTTGATTATCACAGTTGAAGAGATTTTAACCAACATTACAATAATGGACTCTCAAACTCTTAATTACCCTGACTAATATGCTAATTCAAGATGCCTGGATATAACCTTTAGAAAACAGAACAACAATAGCATATTTAATAAATGGCATAAATCTAGTCTTAATATGATGTCTGCATCCAAGTCTATGTGATAAGTACTTACAAACCAAGAAGCcagaaaaaatatcatttgtaCATTTTATGTATGATGTATCAGATATGCTCAAGTTCTCTAAAAATCAATAGGTCACCACTAGCAGCATTCCCGAAGAATAATGtagatccagagaaagaactgatggggagtctgaatgcagattaaagcatacttttttgtgttttatttttttcaagggtGTTTTTTTGGAGGGGTGAAGAGGAAtcctgtgttgtttttttttaatatgcttacTATCTCAAGGGAAGGAAATTTTGGAggtcaaaatttcaaaaataaatgttatgttgaaaattgtctttacatgtagttgaggaaaattatattaaaaaagccCCCAACATAATGCAGAATAAGGCTTTCAAATGAATATACAGTGAAGACAATAGATGTCTATAGAGTTGTAATGCCAACTTTGCAATAATTAGTATGACATTTTTATggtgccttagttttctcatttgtataataggATTTTAAAGCATAACTGTTAATaaaaagttcataataaaaaattcaggaattatGCCTGCATGAAGTGTCAAACTTATTAGGTGTCATACTCTTACATATAACGTAGCATATAACACTTTGCTGTAAGAAAGATCTAAAGTATTAGTACTGTTTAAAgaagccatgatgaaaaagaaataccATTTTGCTTGAAAGCAGTTTGACAAAACATAAGAAAAGGGAATTGCAGAGTTGGCATTTATGCTCCACAAGACTAAGCTGCTTCCTGGTAcatgtttctgattttttttttccccctgaagctggggttaagtgacttgcccagggtcacacagctaggaagtgttaagtgtctgagaccacatttgaactcaggtcatcctgaattcagggctggtgctctatccactgcaccacctagctgccccccccccctcccctacatgTTTCAAGTGAAAAGAGAAACAGTCCTCCTCTTCAACATCACAATTTGAAAAGGAATTCTGCTAGTGGGAATACAATCTTTCCAAACAATTCAGAAACTATTCTTTACAAGCATTTGTTATCTTAAATTGTACAAGTATTCTATAAGTTGCACTTTGAACTCTAGAGAAATAGTAGTATATAAATCTAATATATAGTAACATTAGATAAAGTGCTAGCAAACATGATATTCTAGCGAAGAAACAAGAATTGTAGCAGATGAGAATAGACTGATCTAGATCAGTGAAGGGAGTATTCAAACCAATGAGACAGCGGATCCACGAACATAttgaagtatataaaaatatgaatgttatgataGTATAAGAACAAGTTATAGTTATAAGTAAGAACTAAAAGAAAGCAAACACAGATGATCCTACCTGTgagtttctctttattttttgtcttttcaacCTTCTTCCTTCTCGGCGACTATCTTTTTTGAGAGCTGTTgctatttcttctcttattcccaGGCTATCTGCTGCTGTCATCTTTCCATTCTGTCTTAGATATTCCATGAACCCATTTACATCTTGATTGGTGTAAGAtgctttctttttggtttttgattGAGGTACATCATTCTTAAGGGAGAGACCACTGGAATTAAAGTGTTTATTCTTTTGCTCATTTTGGGTTGCTCTCTCCGTAGAGCCCTTCTTCATATCTTCCCATGATGTTGCTTTCAAAGCCTTCTTACTATGTGTTGTGTTGGTTCGTGCCCACCTGGTCATGGTTTCAACCAAGTTACCTtaccaattaaaaaacaaaacaatacaaaaaaatgttctaaagatTATACAGTTTCATTATATATAGTTTCCTGctcttaatatttaaatattttagtaacATATTAAAAGCcataattactaaaaaaaaaaaaaattacttataaagAGTTAATTTAGATAAAAACATGTATTGCAATGCATAGGTACAAATTTGCAATACTAGCAAAAAAAGGTGACACATACCATACCAATATAAGGAACAAGCCTATTTAATTACAAGCTCAGAGTCAAGATCccaaattatttcaataaagaAAAGCCATAACAGTAACCAGTAAGTCATCCTTTCTAGCTATTTGTCTTCTTGTCTGAAAGTTAcatgtttttcttccattttcttgttgtctGCTGTAATCTGATATTTGGGGGAATTAGTTTGTAGGGCAGACTTGACTATGTACAGAGATCTTGTCCTTTAATCTCAAGTTCATTACTGCAAATCTCCCCTGTGGATTTATAAATCTGAATAAATAaaacctttcttaaatcatctgTTCTCTGCTGACAAATCACTCCTCCCTGTTGATCCAAGAATTTGCTTATTCAAGATCAAAAGCTTACCACCAGTTAATCAACAATTCATACAATCATAGGGATTCATATCCCTATAAGACTTATGacgtacatatatgtacataaatacatacataattgtatatccacacacacacacacacacacacacacacacacacacacacacacacacacacacacacacacacacacacacacacatatatatgtaataaacacATCCATCTACATATTTATCTGCATGGAAAATCCATCTAAGACAATGAAAGCCTTCCTCTTCTAAAAAACAATTATGATACTGACAAATAACGTCAGAAGAAACAAGCAAATGCCACGTCAATATCATACAGGCTTTGGTGTTTGTGCTTTGGTGTAAGATACAATGGCCACTGAAATAGATTAAAAGTaaacaatcaaaacaaaactttatGAACTAAGTAGGTTTACATTAAGTATGCAGCAAGGGACTATTAGCAAGCTCAGTGGCATTTTTCCTTAGCAACACGACCAATTTTCTGCCTAAAGGCATTGCACTCTCGGGTCACCCAAGAGCT
This sequence is a window from Sminthopsis crassicaudata isolate SCR6 chromosome 1, ASM4859323v1, whole genome shotgun sequence. Protein-coding genes within it:
- the ZCCHC9 gene encoding zinc finger CCHC domain-containing protein 9, whose product is MTRWARTNTTHSKKALKATSWEDMKKGSTERATQNEQKNKHFNSSGLSLKNDVPQSKTKKKASYTNQDVNGFMEYLRQNGKMTAADSLGIREEIATALKKDSRREGRRLKRQKIKRNSQVCYHCRKPGHGIADCPAVLESQDMGTGICYRCGSTEHEITKCKAKVDPAMGEFPFAKCFICGEMGHLSRSCPDNPKGLYAEGGGCRICGSVEHFKKDCPENQNSDNMVTVGRWTEGMSADHEEILEAPIPQKQKKLVAKVVNF